In Chlorogloeopsis sp. ULAP01, the following are encoded in one genomic region:
- a CDS encoding NUDIX domain-containing protein, with the protein MPGRIPKKLADSLNQQPLADFKVGVDNVIFSVDTAQNRLLVLLVMRQQEPFLNYWGLPGTLVRQGESLEDAAYRIMAEKIRVKNLYLEQLYTFGGPKRDPREATDSYGVRYLSVSYFALVRFEEAELIADKVAGIAWYPVKQVPQLAFDHNEILAYGHRRLRNKLEYSPVAFEVLPETFTLNDLYQLYTTVLGENFSDYSNFRARLLKLGFLCDTGIKVSRGAGRPATLYKFNAEAFAPFKDKPLVFI; encoded by the coding sequence ATGCCAGGACGCATCCCAAAAAAGCTTGCAGATTCGCTAAATCAACAACCTTTGGCAGATTTTAAGGTCGGCGTTGATAACGTAATTTTTTCTGTAGATACTGCCCAAAATCGGCTGTTAGTACTATTAGTAATGCGACAGCAAGAACCTTTTTTAAATTATTGGGGACTTCCCGGTACTTTAGTGCGTCAAGGCGAGTCGCTAGAAGATGCGGCATATCGCATCATGGCTGAAAAAATCAGGGTTAAAAATCTTTATTTAGAACAACTGTATACCTTTGGCGGGCCAAAACGCGATCCGCGCGAAGCAACAGATAGTTATGGAGTGCGTTATCTCAGCGTCAGTTACTTTGCCTTAGTACGATTTGAAGAAGCCGAATTAATTGCTGATAAAGTAGCTGGTATTGCTTGGTATCCAGTCAAGCAGGTACCGCAATTGGCTTTCGATCATAACGAGATCCTGGCTTATGGACACAGACGTTTAAGAAATAAATTGGAGTACAGTCCGGTGGCTTTTGAAGTCTTACCAGAAACATTTACTTTGAATGATTTATATCAGTTGTACACTACAGTTTTAGGAGAAAATTTTTCCGATTATTCTAATTTTAGAGCACGTCTACTCAAGTTAGGTTTTTTGTGCGATACCGGAATCAAAGTGTCACGAGGAGCAGGGCGTCCAGCAACATTATATAAATTCAATGCTGAAGCTTTTGCCCCTTTTAAGGATAAACCTTTGGTATTTATTTAA
- a CDS encoding nicotinate-nucleotide adenylyltransferase, giving the protein MKIALFGTSADPPTAGHQAIIKWLSHHYDRVVVWSADNPFKSHQTPLEHRVAMLQLLIANIDSPRHNISLEQQLSSLRTLETVEKAKERWGENTEFTLVVGSDLLTQLPRWYQVEDLLQQVQLLVVPRPGYVIDQSSLETLENLGAKIAIAELTGPPVSSTAYRESGDPEALTPSVIDYIHQQHLYKCQDASQKSLQIR; this is encoded by the coding sequence ATGAAAATTGCCTTATTTGGAACAAGTGCCGATCCACCAACTGCCGGACATCAAGCTATCATTAAGTGGCTCTCCCACCATTATGATCGCGTTGTGGTATGGTCAGCAGATAATCCCTTTAAATCTCACCAAACACCACTAGAGCATCGGGTGGCAATGTTACAACTATTAATTGCCAACATAGATTCGCCACGGCACAATATTAGCTTGGAACAACAACTAAGTAGTTTGAGAACGCTGGAAACAGTGGAAAAAGCAAAAGAACGTTGGGGAGAAAATACAGAGTTTACTTTGGTAGTCGGTTCAGATTTATTAACTCAGCTACCTCGTTGGTATCAGGTTGAAGATTTGTTGCAACAAGTACAACTTCTGGTAGTACCGCGACCAGGATATGTGATAGACCAATCTAGCTTAGAGACACTAGAAAACCTGGGAGCAAAAATAGCGATCGCTGAGTTAACAGGCCCACCAGTATCCTCAACAGCGTATCGTGAAAGTGGAGATCCCGAAGCTCTCACACCCTCTGTAATTGACTATATTCACCAACAGCATTTGTACAAATGCCAGGACGCATCCCAAAAAAGCTTGCAGATTCGCTAA
- a CDS encoding nicotinate phosphoribosyltransferase, with protein MIRFPGTENQELTLSADDYSLLTDLYQLTMAACYTGEGLEQRRASFELFVRKLPEGFGYLIAMGLTQALAYLEKFRFTSSQIEALQATGIFAHVSDRFWSILESGRFTGDVWAVPEGTAVFANQPLLRVEAPLWQAQLVETYLLNTLNYQTLIATRAARMRDIAGEQAQLLEFGTRRAFSPQASLWAARAALAAGFDATSNVLAALQLDEKPSGTMAHALVMALAATEGSEDEAFEAFQRYFPDAPLLIDTYDTIAAAERLAVKISSGKMTLVGVRLDSGDLLTLSKQVRSLLPNVSIVASGDLDEQEIQRLKTAGAEINAYGVGTRLVTGKPVNGVYKLVEIDGIPVMKESSGKMTYPGRKQVFRSFMGEKVKADCLGLADENPLGEQPLLQLFMQAGKRIQVPETLSTIRERTAASVKSLPEETRLLENPVSVPMAISNRLRELTEKTHQKPVLVNG; from the coding sequence ATGATACGTTTCCCAGGTACGGAAAACCAGGAATTGACACTCTCTGCGGATGACTACAGCCTACTGACCGATTTGTATCAGCTGACAATGGCAGCTTGTTACACGGGTGAAGGTTTAGAGCAACGACGAGCAAGTTTTGAATTGTTTGTCAGGAAATTGCCAGAGGGTTTTGGTTATTTAATTGCGATGGGTTTGACACAGGCGCTGGCATATTTGGAAAAATTCCGCTTCACCTCATCTCAAATCGAGGCTTTACAGGCAACGGGAATTTTTGCTCATGTAAGCGATCGCTTTTGGTCGATTTTGGAATCGGGACGTTTTACCGGGGATGTGTGGGCTGTACCAGAGGGAACAGCAGTCTTTGCGAATCAGCCTTTATTGCGAGTGGAAGCACCTTTGTGGCAAGCGCAGTTAGTGGAAACTTATTTACTTAATACCCTGAACTACCAAACTCTTATTGCCACGCGAGCAGCTAGGATGCGTGATATAGCAGGAGAGCAAGCGCAGCTACTAGAATTTGGCACCAGAAGGGCATTTAGTCCTCAAGCCTCCCTGTGGGCAGCACGGGCAGCCTTGGCAGCAGGTTTTGATGCGACATCAAACGTGTTAGCAGCGCTACAACTAGACGAAAAACCTAGTGGTACGATGGCACACGCTTTGGTTATGGCGCTGGCAGCAACCGAAGGTAGTGAAGACGAAGCATTTGAGGCGTTTCAACGGTATTTCCCTGATGCGCCATTGTTAATAGATACATACGACACTATCGCTGCTGCCGAACGATTAGCTGTAAAGATAAGCTCAGGAAAAATGACATTAGTGGGAGTCAGACTGGATTCTGGGGATTTACTCACTTTGTCAAAACAAGTGCGATCGCTTTTACCAAATGTCTCAATTGTTGCTAGTGGTGATTTAGACGAGCAGGAAATTCAAAGACTAAAAACTGCGGGTGCTGAAATCAATGCCTATGGAGTAGGAACGCGACTGGTAACAGGAAAACCCGTAAACGGAGTTTACAAATTGGTAGAAATTGATGGCATTCCCGTCATGAAAGAGTCGAGCGGAAAAATGACTTATCCAGGGCGCAAGCAGGTATTTCGTTCGTTTATGGGAGAAAAAGTGAAAGCAGATTGTTTGGGATTGGCAGATGAAAATCCTCTAGGAGAACAACCTTTATTGCAATTGTTTATGCAAGCAGGTAAAAGAATCCAAGTACCTGAAACTTTAAGCACTATCCGAGAACGTACAGCTGCTTCAGTAAAAAGTTTACCTGAAGAAACTCGACTTCTAGAGAACCCTGTTTCGGTGCCAATGGCGATTTCCAATCGCTTGCGGGAATTGACAGAGAAAACACATCAAAAACCAGTCTTGGTTAATGGCTAA
- a CDS encoding diacylglycerol/polyprenol kinase family protein: MILFSSNLESIPPWLQLASVAVWLSLVNLSAWGVHRFFKADPEIVRKIVHIGTGNVILLAWWLNIPAIAGITASIVASSVTLLSYRFPILPGINSVGRQSFGTFFYAVSIGILIAWFWHIQQPHYAALGIVVMAWGDGLAALIGQRFGKHKYKVFGGQKSWEGSFTMAVVSYLIISLILLSVQGSVWQTWVISLVVALVATGLETFSFLGIDNLTVPLGSAALAFLLTQLMAS, encoded by the coding sequence CTGATTTTGTTTTCCTCTAATTTAGAGTCAATCCCTCCGTGGCTACAACTTGCCAGTGTTGCCGTTTGGTTATCCCTGGTGAATTTGAGTGCTTGGGGAGTTCATCGTTTTTTCAAAGCAGATCCAGAGATTGTGAGGAAGATAGTGCATATTGGCACAGGTAACGTTATTTTGCTAGCCTGGTGGCTAAATATTCCGGCGATCGCAGGCATTACAGCTTCGATTGTAGCGAGTAGCGTTACCTTATTGTCTTACCGCTTTCCCATTCTTCCCGGTATTAATAGTGTAGGTCGCCAGAGCTTTGGAACTTTCTTTTATGCTGTAAGTATAGGTATTTTAATTGCTTGGTTTTGGCACATACAACAACCTCATTATGCCGCACTAGGTATTGTGGTGATGGCATGGGGAGATGGATTGGCTGCACTGATTGGACAACGATTTGGTAAACATAAGTATAAAGTCTTTGGAGGGCAAAAAAGCTGGGAAGGCTCCTTCACAATGGCTGTGGTTAGTTATTTGATTATTAGTTTAATTTTACTTAGCGTCCAAGGTAGCGTCTGGCAAACTTGGGTTATCTCTCTAGTCGTAGCTCTTGTTGCTACTGGTTTAGAAACTTTTTCTTTTTTGGGTATTGATAATTTGACAGTTCCATTGGGTAGCGCAGCCCTGGCTTTTTTACTAACCCAGTTAATGGCTAGTTAA
- the yidD gene encoding membrane protein insertion efficiency factor YidD has product MKILLIWLIRFYRTFISPMFLPTCRFQPTCSAYALKAIERFGVWRGSWLAIRRISRCHPFHPGGYDPVPELTEQTKDHC; this is encoded by the coding sequence ATGAAAATATTATTGATTTGGTTAATTCGGTTCTACCGAACTTTTATCTCACCCATGTTTCTTCCGACGTGTCGCTTTCAACCTACTTGTTCTGCGTATGCCCTTAAAGCAATCGAAAGATTTGGGGTATGGCGTGGTTCGTGGTTAGCAATTAGACGTATCTCACGCTGCCATCCGTTTCATCCTGGTGGTTACGATCCAGTACCAGAACTAACAGAACAAACAAAAGATCATTGTTGA
- a CDS encoding serine/threonine-protein kinase produces the protein MLGNILVGRYQILKHLGGGGFGETYVACDTQLPGNPQCVVKKLKLQTTDPVALQTARRLFDTEAQVLYKLGTHEQIPQLLAFFEEKEEFYLVQEFIEGHDLSQEITPGKTFSQDQVISLLQEILQILDFVHRQKVIHRDVNPYNLLRRKQDGKLFLIDFGAVKEITTQVVSLNGKTKFTVAIGTPGYIPGEQAQGNPKYSSDIYAVGIIGIQALTGLSPEQLEKDTETNEIIWQNQAQVSHELANFIDKMVRYDFRQRYPSATEALQALKDLRNPISQTLTLHTRPFNQNLNQIKKRKKNIFIKILTTGFLVGLVTAGIIYAIYTINSVNSTELYKQANTFYDLQRYQDALLTYEKAVKIRPDYAEAWNGQGKALFKLKEYKAALTAYDKAIQLQPNYLEAWIGRGFVLKNLQRNQEAIASFDKALEFDHKSPQVWNAKGEVFSNLKQYDEAIQAYEEAINLNKENDEAWYNKALALHNLKRYEDAIAAYDKVLEIKPSYAEAWYNRGNALVNLRRYQDAFIAYEKAVQSQPTYTQAGLSRSNILINLQRYPEALESFNQVIKYSPNNFEAWYGRGWSLHQMQRYEEAIESYSQAIELKRNDYLVWYNRGNSLYNLQKYEEAIASYNRAARYKPNHHESWFSKGNALLNLQRYPEAIASYNQAIKLKPDYQQAIQARDHAQSLLPREKQNTFILPKPIR, from the coding sequence ATGCTGGGAAACATACTTGTTGGACGATACCAAATTCTTAAGCACTTGGGAGGAGGAGGATTTGGTGAAACTTATGTTGCATGTGACACTCAATTACCTGGTAATCCTCAATGTGTTGTGAAGAAGCTTAAACTCCAAACAACAGATCCAGTCGCATTGCAAACAGCCAGACGTTTATTTGATACGGAAGCTCAAGTTCTGTATAAATTAGGGACGCATGAGCAAATCCCCCAGCTTTTGGCATTCTTTGAAGAAAAGGAAGAATTTTATCTTGTCCAGGAATTCATTGAAGGTCATGATCTTAGTCAAGAGATAACACCAGGTAAAACTTTTAGTCAAGACCAAGTAATATCTCTTCTGCAAGAAATTTTGCAAATCTTAGATTTTGTTCATCGACAAAAGGTAATCCACCGCGATGTTAACCCCTATAACTTACTTAGACGCAAGCAGGATGGCAAGTTATTTTTAATTGATTTTGGTGCAGTTAAAGAAATTACAACCCAGGTAGTTAGCCTCAATGGTAAAACCAAATTTACTGTTGCGATCGGTACTCCTGGGTATATTCCTGGCGAACAAGCTCAAGGCAATCCTAAATACAGCAGTGACATCTATGCAGTCGGGATCATTGGCATTCAAGCTCTCACTGGTTTATCTCCCGAACAACTAGAAAAAGATACGGAGACAAATGAAATTATTTGGCAAAATCAAGCCCAAGTCAGCCATGAACTTGCAAATTTTATAGATAAAATGGTGCGCTATGACTTTCGCCAACGCTACCCTTCGGCAACGGAAGCTTTACAAGCTTTGAAAGATTTGCGTAACCCCATTTCTCAAACACTTACATTACATACTCGCCCATTCAATCAAAATCTAAACCAAATTAAGAAACGCAAAAAAAATATATTTATCAAAATTTTGACAACAGGATTTTTAGTGGGATTAGTTACAGCAGGAATTATATACGCTATTTATACTATCAATTCTGTCAACTCTACAGAATTATATAAGCAAGCAAATACATTTTATGATTTACAGCGCTATCAAGATGCTTTATTAACTTATGAAAAAGCAGTTAAAATTAGACCAGATTATGCCGAAGCTTGGAATGGGCAAGGCAAAGCACTATTTAAGTTGAAAGAATATAAAGCTGCACTGACTGCTTATGACAAAGCTATTCAACTTCAGCCAAATTATTTAGAAGCTTGGATAGGTAGGGGTTTTGTCTTAAAGAATTTACAGCGTAACCAAGAAGCAATCGCCTCTTTTGATAAAGCTTTGGAATTCGATCATAAATCTCCACAAGTCTGGAATGCGAAAGGAGAAGTTTTCAGTAATTTAAAGCAATATGATGAAGCAATTCAAGCTTATGAGGAAGCAATTAATTTGAATAAAGAAAACGACGAAGCTTGGTATAATAAGGCTTTAGCACTTCATAATTTAAAAAGATACGAAGATGCAATCGCTGCATACGACAAAGTTTTAGAAATTAAACCCAGCTATGCAGAAGCATGGTACAACCGGGGCAATGCCTTGGTAAATTTGCGACGCTATCAAGATGCATTTATAGCTTATGAAAAAGCGGTACAATCCCAGCCGACTTATACTCAAGCAGGGTTATCTAGGAGCAATATCCTAATAAATTTACAACGCTACCCTGAAGCTTTGGAATCATTTAACCAAGTAATTAAATATAGTCCTAACAACTTTGAAGCATGGTATGGTAGGGGTTGGTCACTACATCAAATGCAACGCTATGAGGAAGCTATTGAGTCTTATAGTCAGGCGATTGAATTAAAACGCAATGACTATCTTGTATGGTATAACCGAGGAAACTCACTCTATAATTTACAAAAATACGAAGAAGCGATCGCCTCATACAACCGAGCAGCACGCTACAAACCAAATCACCATGAAAGTTGGTTTTCTAAAGGTAATGCCTTATTGAATTTACAACGCTACCCTGAAGCGATCGCCTCTTATAATCAAGCAATTAAACTCAAGCCAGACTATCAACAAGCAATCCAAGCACGCGATCACGCCCAAAGTCTATTGCCACGCGAAAAACAAAATACATTTATTCTGCCAAAACCTATACGTTAG
- a CDS encoding rhomboid family intramembrane serine protease codes for MIPISDNIFIFTRRKPITVYCLVGINIALFLWELKLEISGELENLINSWGLIPAQISEPIAYVKAGNFAAGLFVLSRFHSLLSAMFLHGSFSQILANLIFLWVFGKNLNNILGQLKFLGLYLIGGILTQVIQILVNPSLTVPLIGANGAIASILGAYIFKFPKVKIDTVLPLLVIFIPIQIPAIYYLFWWFVQQLSYGIGSLNIPGGVNPHSVNYWAHGVGLAIGAVGMRLLQRR; via the coding sequence ATGATTCCTATTAGCGATAACATTTTTATTTTTACACGTAGAAAACCAATTACTGTTTACTGCCTCGTTGGTATTAACATTGCTTTATTTTTATGGGAACTGAAGCTAGAAATTAGTGGTGAATTAGAAAATTTAATTAACAGTTGGGGTTTGATTCCAGCACAGATAAGTGAGCCGATCGCATATGTAAAAGCTGGTAACTTCGCTGCTGGATTATTTGTACTCTCACGTTTTCATTCACTGCTATCAGCAATGTTTCTCCACGGTAGTTTTAGCCAAATTTTAGCAAATCTGATATTTTTATGGGTTTTTGGCAAAAACTTAAACAATATCCTCGGACAACTCAAATTTTTAGGACTTTACTTAATTGGTGGCATTCTCACACAGGTAATCCAAATTCTTGTTAATCCTAGCTTGACAGTACCACTGATTGGAGCAAATGGCGCGATCGCATCAATTTTAGGTGCTTATATCTTCAAGTTTCCCAAAGTGAAAATTGACACTGTGTTGCCACTCCTCGTTATATTTATACCTATTCAGATACCAGCAATTTACTATCTATTTTGGTGGTTTGTACAACAGTTATCTTATGGCATTGGTAGTTTAAATATTCCTGGTGGTGTCAACCCGCATAGCGTTAACTACTGGGCGCATGGTGTAGGATTGGCGATTGGTGCAGTTGGGATGCGATTATTACAAAGACGTTAA
- a CDS encoding methyltransferase domain-containing protein, whose product MTQDDRYTLATGELGAYRLEILNRIHMLHTEFLLGRVGLRQGMQVADIGCGTGNVSNWFARQVGSSGLVFGVDSSSAQLQQARRNAEALGLNNIKLFEASAYKTGLPNNSFDLVYCRFLLMHLNRPADAVNEMRSLLKPNGVLVCEEADFSCVFCDPPSPAYDHCFKLFLSISDIRHQNFRMGVRLYRIFQEVGLTVSEVNMYQPTVISGDNKRLVDLLLSEAADALLEAGLTTREEIDKMLTEIRMLAADENTVFGIPRVTQIWARKSQL is encoded by the coding sequence ATGACACAAGACGATCGCTACACACTTGCCACTGGAGAATTAGGCGCGTATCGGCTGGAAATTCTAAATAGAATTCATATGCTCCATACTGAATTCCTCCTTGGAAGAGTCGGATTAAGGCAAGGAATGCAGGTAGCTGATATTGGTTGCGGCACTGGAAATGTCTCCAACTGGTTTGCTCGGCAAGTTGGTTCTAGTGGTTTAGTATTCGGCGTAGATAGTAGCTCTGCACAGTTACAACAGGCACGCCGCAATGCAGAAGCTCTCGGTTTGAATAACATCAAATTATTTGAAGCCAGTGCCTACAAAACTGGATTACCTAATAACTCTTTTGATTTAGTTTACTGCCGTTTCTTGCTAATGCACCTAAATCGTCCGGCTGATGCAGTTAATGAAATGCGATCGCTTCTGAAACCAAATGGAGTGCTTGTGTGCGAAGAAGCAGACTTCAGTTGTGTTTTCTGCGATCCGCCTTCTCCTGCTTATGATCACTGTTTCAAGCTTTTTTTAAGCATCAGCGATATTCGCCATCAGAACTTTCGTATGGGAGTTAGGCTATACCGAATTTTTCAAGAAGTTGGGTTGACTGTATCAGAAGTCAATATGTATCAACCCACCGTTATATCTGGGGATAACAAGCGTTTAGTTGATTTGTTACTGTCAGAGGCAGCTGATGCTTTGCTCGAAGCTGGGCTGACAACACGGGAGGAGATTGACAAGATGCTTACCGAAATTAGAATGTTAGCTGCTGATGAAAACACAGTATTTGGTATCCCTCGCGTCACACAGATTTGGGCGCGGAAATCACAGTTGTAG
- a CDS encoding SH3 domain-containing protein, with protein sequence MTNRASKLLVGLIFSCVSVLVNTGIGDGSVLAKTIKQQKCNVYAYIIHQDPQGLKVRSGASPTHKILGKIPTYETVQIIAILGKWVQITNASGGFKGTGWIYLPTLGVSARGYGTEGVDLYASSDRKSKKLGRVPANVNVKLLGCRGQWAHVEYRGIKGWLAREDQCGAALTSCS encoded by the coding sequence GTGACAAATCGAGCATCCAAGCTATTAGTGGGATTGATATTTAGTTGTGTAAGTGTGCTTGTTAATACTGGCATAGGTGATGGCAGTGTCTTAGCAAAAACAATCAAACAACAAAAGTGCAATGTTTACGCCTACATTATTCATCAAGATCCGCAAGGGTTAAAGGTGCGGAGTGGTGCAAGCCCTACTCACAAAATTTTGGGAAAAATACCCACCTATGAGACAGTCCAAATCATCGCTATTTTGGGAAAATGGGTGCAAATCACTAATGCAAGTGGGGGTTTTAAAGGAACGGGATGGATTTATTTGCCAACCTTAGGCGTATCAGCGCGGGGTTATGGTACTGAAGGCGTGGATCTTTACGCTAGTAGCGATCGCAAAAGCAAGAAATTGGGAAGAGTTCCGGCAAATGTTAATGTCAAATTGTTAGGCTGTCGGGGACAATGGGCGCACGTAGAGTATCGAGGTATCAAGGGTTGGTTGGCAAGGGAGGATCAATGTGGTGCTGCGCTGACTAGTTGTTCCTAA
- a CDS encoding UbiD family decarboxylase, with protein sequence MARDLRGFIKLLEEKGQLRRITASVDPNLEIAEISNRMLQKGGPALLFENVKGSSIPMAINLMGTVERICWAMNMQHPQELEELGKKLALLQQPKPPKKISQAIDFGKVLFDVLKAKPGRDFFPACQQVVIQGEDLDLNKLPLIRPYHGDAGKIITLGLVITKDCETGTPNVGVYRLQLQSQNTMTVHWLSVRGGARHLRKAAERGKKLEVAIALGVDPLIIMAAATPIPVDLSEWLFAGLYGGSGVQLAKCKTVDLEVPADSEIVLEGTITPTEVLPDGPFGDHMGYYGGVEDSPLIRFHCITQRKDPIYLTTFSGRPPKEEAMMAIALNRIYTPILRQQVSEIVDFFLPMEALSYKAAIISIDKAYPGQARRAALAFWSALPQFTYTKFVIVVDKDINIRDPRQVVWAISSKVDPTRDVFILPNTPFDSLDFASEKIGLGGRMGIDATTKIPPETEHEWGAPLESDPQVAQMVEKRWAEYGLADLQLGEVDPNLFGYDVR encoded by the coding sequence ATGGCAAGAGATTTACGCGGATTTATTAAACTTCTGGAAGAAAAGGGGCAATTGCGGCGAATTACAGCATCCGTCGATCCAAATTTAGAAATTGCCGAAATTTCTAACCGAATGCTGCAAAAAGGTGGCCCGGCCTTACTATTTGAAAATGTCAAAGGTTCATCTATACCTATGGCAATTAACCTGATGGGAACGGTGGAGAGGATCTGCTGGGCGATGAATATGCAGCATCCCCAGGAGTTGGAGGAACTAGGGAAGAAGTTGGCGCTGCTCCAGCAACCAAAACCACCAAAGAAAATTTCCCAGGCGATTGATTTTGGTAAGGTGCTGTTTGACGTGCTGAAAGCGAAACCAGGGCGGGATTTTTTCCCTGCTTGTCAGCAAGTGGTGATTCAAGGTGAAGATTTAGATTTGAATAAGTTGCCTTTGATACGACCATATCATGGTGATGCTGGCAAGATTATCACGCTAGGTTTAGTAATTACAAAGGATTGCGAGACAGGAACGCCAAATGTAGGTGTGTATCGCTTACAACTACAATCTCAAAATACGATGACTGTTCACTGGTTATCGGTGCGGGGTGGAGCAAGGCATTTACGTAAAGCAGCCGAACGTGGCAAAAAATTAGAAGTAGCGATCGCCCTCGGTGTAGATCCTTTAATTATCATGGCTGCGGCGACACCAATTCCGGTAGATTTATCAGAATGGCTATTTGCTGGACTTTATGGTGGTTCCGGCGTGCAGCTAGCAAAGTGCAAAACCGTAGATTTAGAAGTTCCGGCAGACTCAGAAATCGTTCTCGAAGGAACAATTACCCCAACAGAAGTATTGCCAGACGGGCCATTTGGCGACCATATGGGATATTACGGCGGTGTAGAAGATTCGCCCTTGATTCGCTTTCACTGCATCACACAGCGCAAAGATCCGATTTATTTAACCACATTTAGCGGACGCCCACCCAAAGAAGAAGCAATGATGGCGATCGCTCTCAATCGGATCTACACTCCCATTTTGCGACAACAAGTTTCAGAAATCGTCGATTTCTTCTTGCCAATGGAAGCTTTGAGTTATAAAGCAGCAATTATCTCTATTGATAAAGCCTATCCAGGGCAAGCGCGACGGGCGGCTTTGGCATTTTGGAGTGCATTACCGCAGTTTACCTACACCAAGTTTGTGATTGTAGTAGACAAAGATATTAATATCAGAGATCCGCGTCAAGTAGTGTGGGCAATTAGTTCTAAAGTCGATCCCACACGGGACGTATTTATTCTGCCAAACACCCCCTTTGATAGTTTAGATTTTGCCAGTGAGAAAATTGGTTTGGGCGGACGGATGGGAATTGATGCCACCACCAAGATTCCACCAGAAACCGAACATGAATGGGGTGCGCCCTTAGAGTCAGATCCGCAAGTAGCACAGATGGTTGAGAAAAGATGGGCGGAATATGGATTAGCTGATTTGCAGTTAGGAGAAGTCGATCCGAATTTGTTTGGGTATGATGTGAGGTAA
- a CDS encoding S-layer homology domain-containing protein, with product MSKFTLLPTYINSAALVTTLALATIFYPARTLSQTPNNEGDATLQTGCLSGYSDGTYRGSRPVTRYEFAAGLNACLNQVDKLLPPHRENLATKKDFEVLIQRQRELNEQLRGLNQRVDRISPAKK from the coding sequence ATGTCCAAATTTACACTGCTCCCAACCTACATCAATTCTGCCGCTCTGGTAACCACTTTAGCGCTGGCAACAATTTTCTATCCAGCAAGAACACTGTCACAAACACCAAATAACGAGGGTGATGCTACTCTTCAAACAGGTTGCCTGTCTGGATATTCTGATGGTACATATCGCGGCTCCCGCCCGGTTACTCGCTATGAATTTGCTGCGGGACTAAATGCTTGCTTAAATCAAGTGGATAAACTTCTTCCCCCGCATCGAGAGAACTTGGCGACGAAAAAAGATTTTGAAGTTTTAATCCAACGGCAGAGAGAATTGAACGAACAACTGCGTGGACTCAATCAGCGAGTTGATAGAATCTCACCCGCAAAAAAATAA